A stretch of DNA from Blastocatellia bacterium:
CCCGCCGCAAGAATCAGCGGCTCGTCGGTCAGACGGTGACCGTTCTCCTCGAAGGATATTCTGCCGAGACGGACGTCCTGTTGCGCGGGCGGATGGAATCGCAAGCGCCGGAGATTGATGGCCACGTCCTGTTGAACGAAGTTCCCGACGGCCTCTCTCTTCAACCGGGAGATTTCCTCCGTGTTCAGATCACGCGCGCTCTGGATCACGATCTCATCGGACGGGTGGTCGGAGTGGAGGAACGCGCCCGGTCTCTCTCCCCGGGTGTCCGTCTGGCGGTGTGAACCGCCTGCTCCGCTGGGAAGCCCGATGGCTCGCCCAACGCAAACCCCTCAACGGAAGCGAAGCGACCTTCTTGCGCGCGTCCTGGCAACCGGTTTCGGATGTGGTTACTCGCCGGTGGCTCCGGGAACCGTGGGGGCTCTGGTGGGCGTCGTCCTCTTCTGGGCGAGTAAGGGCCTGGAGCGAATCAGCGGTGTGAGGTTTCTCACGCTCGGCCTGGGATGGTTGGTGCTCAGCATCGGCATCTGGGCGGCATCGCGAGCCATGAGCGAATGGGGAACGAAAGACCCGCCATCGGTGGTCATTGATGAGATGGCCGGCCAGATCATCGCGTTGTTGCTCACGCCTCAACTGAATGAAGCCCTGATGCGGGGATTGTACACCCAGGCGGCAGTTTTCTCTCTCCTCTCCTTTGCGTCGTTTCGCCTCTTCGACATCCTGAAGCCCTATCCGATCAAACGGCTGGAACAATTGAGCGCGGGTCTCGGCATCATGGCCGATGATGTGATGGCCGGCGTGTATGCCGGAGTCCTGCTGCATCTGTCCTTGCTGCTTGGCTCTTATTTGTCGTCGTTGTGAGGAAAGGGGAGCTTGGCGATGAGCACGATCCACAGAGATGAGCAGGGATTCTCTCTCATCATCTGTGCGAGCCCGTGCACATCGGGGGTAATTTCGGGGATGGAATCTCTATGAGATCAGCCAAAACATTGCGAGCGGAGATCATCGCTGTCGGCTCGGAGCTGCTCACGCCCTTTCGCGTGGATACGAACTCGCTCTGGCTGACGGATCGGCTGAATGCTCTGGGCATCACCGTCGAGATGAAGTCGGTGGTGGGCGATGACGAGACCCGGCTGGAGCAGGTTCTTCGAGAATCGCTCAAACGGTCCGACATCGTCATTACGACGGGCGGGCTCGGACCAACCGAAGACGATGTGACGCGCAAAGCGGCGGCGCGCGCGCTCGGTCGTGCCCTCATTCTCGACGATGCCGTGCTCGCACGCATCCGCGAGCGATTCGCCCGTCGGGGAATTCCCATGCCGGCGATCAATGAGCGCCAGGCGTTGGTCCTCGATGGAGCCGTTGTCCTGGAGAACAAATACGGGACCGCTCCCGGCCTCTTCGTTGAGGACAAAGGCAAGCGCCTTTTCTTGCTCCCCGGACCGCCATCGGAGATGAAGGTTGTGTTCGAGGAAGAAGTCGCGCCGCTGCTAGCGGGTCTGTCCGGCGGACTGAAGATTCATCGGCGGGTCGTCAAAATCAGCGGCATGACGGAATCCGCCGTAGATCAAGCGGTCGCTCCCATCTACCAGCGGTATGACAATCCCCGGACCACGATTCTCGCCACCACGGATGGCATCGAACTTCATCTGACGGCCCGCGCCGAAACCGATGAGGAAGCGGACCGGCTCCTGGTCGAAGTCATTGATCAGATCGAGGAGAAACTGGGAGCGCATGTCTACAGCACGCGAGGGGAATCCCTGGAAGAGGTCGTGGGGCGGTTGTTGCTCATCAAGCGCTATACTCTGGCGGTGGCCGAGAGTTGTACGGGAGGGCTCATCGCCAAACGATTGACCGATGTTCCCGGCAGCTCGCAGTACTTCCTGGGCGGTGTGGTGGCGTATTCGGATCAGGCCAAGCAGGAACTGCTCGGTGTGCCTCCGGAACTCATCGCGACGCACGGCGCGATCAGTCGCCCCGTCACCGAAGCGATGGCCACTGGCGTCAAACAGCGTCTGGGATCAACGCTGGGAGTTGCCGTGACCGGAGTTGCCGGTCCCACCGGAGGGACGCCGGAGACGCCCGTCGGTCTCCTCATCATCGGATTGGCCGACGATGTCCACGTCGAAAGCCGGGCCATCACCCTCACCGGCGACCGCGAGCGCATCCGCGAACTGGGGGCGTTGCTGACGCTCTCGCTTCTGCGTCAGCGCCTGCTGTGAAGAGGGATCCGGTGCGCCCGGAAGGAAAGTGAGTTCTCCCGGGGTGCCCGGCTTATCCGCTGGGCGATTTCCTCTGGGGCGGATGATGCCGACAGCCCATCGCGCCGGTGACAGGATGGAGGAGACCACCCGCTGAAGCTCGGCGCTTGTGAGGGCGCGCAGTTTCTCCTCGTCAGCCTCAACGCTCTGGGGTTTGGCCGTGAGGAAGAACCGTCGAGCATAATCGAGCAGAAGTTCCCCGGGGTGTTCCCGGCGTGCTGCCTCCGCCCCGATCGTGGCAGTGATCGCCCGTCGAAGCTCCTCATCACCGAGAGCGGTCGCAGTGTATCGGGAGAGTTCCTGCTGGAGGGCCTGTCGCGCCGGAGTCTCGCTTTCGGGCGAGCTGATCAGATGAATCGTGATGGAGCTGCCAGCGACTCGTGGTTCGACGGTTGCCGTGAGCCAGGCAGCCAGGGCCTGTTGATGCTGGAGGGACCGACGAATGACTCCTCCGGGTCCGAAAGCGAGATGGTGCCACACGGTCAGAGCAAACATTTCATCGCTTGAACCCGCCGGACCGAGAAACCCCACCGTCTGGACGGCGGCGCGGCAGGCTCTCTCCTCGACCTTCGTCACCGGCTGAGACGGCGCTCTGGCCGAGGAGACGTAAAATGTGCGTTGGAGATCGTCGCGGCGAATTTCTCTCGCCATGATGCTGGAGATGAGGGCCGACCCATCCGTATCTCCGACGATGAAGATCACGGGGAACTGTTTCCTCACCAGGCGGTCGTACCAGGCGACGACCTGCTCGCGCGTCAACGTCTTCACCGTCCGCTCGTAGCCCCATCGAGGCCAGCCGTAGGGAAGTTCACCGTAGAGTCCCTGTGCCGTCAGCTCGGACGAATGTGCGGGGAGGTCGTCCGCTCGAGCGCGGATCTCTCCGAGAAGCACCTCCTGCTCTCGCGCGACATCCACTTCCCGGAAGGCCGGATGCTCGATGAGATCAACGAGCAGCCGTGTGGCCGCTTCCTGATTGTGTGACGGAACGCTCAGGAGGAACCCACAGAAATCGGGTTCGTTGACGAGCGTCACCTGGGCGCCCCACTGTTCCAGCCGCAGAGCCACCTCGTCGCTCGAAAGAGGTGTTCGTCCGCCCACGCCGGCGAGCATGGCCCGGAGCGTCAGCTCGGTGATGCCGGCAGTAGAGGCGGACTCGAAGAGTCGCCCGCCCTGGAAAAAGATTCCCACCATCACCACCGGACGCCGACGATCTTCTCGAACGAAGGCTCGCGGCCCCTCGAAGACGGAGAAATCTTTGAGCGGTTCCGGTTGAAGAGAGAAGATGACGGCTTCGCCCTCTCCTTCAGAGCGCGCGCGTTTTCCCTGTTCGACCACCGTCACCTCGGGCGCTCGTTTCAGTCGTTCGGTCGGTATGGTGGATTCCTTGAGGCCGGGGATCTGCGTCGTCAATCGCGCGGTGACCGTTTCGCCCGTCAAGGATCGGGAGGCCATCGTCTCGGGCAAATATTCGTGAAGCGCCGTATTGGCGAGAACGAGATAAGCGGCGCTTGCTTTTTGAACATCCTCGGCGGAAACGGCCGCCAGATGGGTCAGGAATTGCTCGCTCCGGCGAAAATCGTGGAGGAACAGCTCATCGGCGGCCAGGGCCCGGGCTTCTCCCTCGTAAGTGAGGAGCTGTTCCCAGTAGGCTCGTTCCAGGAGCGATTTGGCCCGTTGCAGCTCACCCGGCGCAATCAACTCACGACGCAGCCGTTCGATCTCCTCGAAATATGCCGATTCGGCTCGATCAAGATTGGCCGGATCGAGCCGAAGCTGAACGGCCAGATATCCCACATCTTTCGTGGCCCGGGCTTTCGCCGTGACATCAAAAACCAGCTTCTTTTCCTGGCCCAGGCTCCGCCACAGCCGCGACGCGCGTCCCTGACCGAGCACCGTGGCCAGAACCTGAATCGAGGGCCAGTCAGCGGCGTCAAAGCCCGAGGTGCGATGTACAAATGTCACCGTGGCGACGGATGTCTCGCCGTGATCTGCGGCATATCGAAGAGCCGGCGCCGGAGGCGACTCGGCGGGTGCAGGCTGTTGGGGTGGGACCGAGATCGTCGGCTGTGTTTGAGAGGGAGTGGCCGGTGTCCCCACCGTCGGGGGGGTGACAGCGGATTCTTGCGGCGTGGGCGACTTCGGTTCGGAAGACGCAGCCGCGATTGCTGTCGGTTGCGCTGCTGGCTTTTCCGGCTCGGTATATTCAAAATCGCCGAACAGAGCCTGGGCCGCTTCGATCATTTCAACCGTATTCACGGCTCCCACGATGGCGATCACAATTTTTTCCGCTCGATAGTGCCGACGGTAAAACTGCCGGAGCTGATCGAGGGTGATCGGAGGGAGAGAGCTTTCTCCCGGATTCAACGCCACTCCCACCCGGCGATCGGGAAATGCCATCTGGAGAGCACGTGCGAGAGACAGGGCATCGGGGCGGTAGACGGTCTGCTCCACGCGAAGGATTTCGAGTTCCCGGCGGAGCGCGTCTGCCTCCAGCGTCGGATGTTGGAGGACATCGGCGAGAATGTCGAGCGCCCGGCGGGCGTTGTCCGCCGGCACCGTGAGGCGAAAGATCGTTCGGTCGTCCTCGGTCGCCGAGCGGAAGACCGCACCGAGAGAGTGCAGATCAGCGAGGGGCTGATCGTTGGGTCGGCGGGTCGTCCCGCGAAATATCATTCGTTCGGTGAGCGCCGCCACGCCTCTGTCAGCGTCGGTTTCATCCCGTCGGCCCGTTTGAACCGTCGCGACGATGGCCGCCAGCGGCAAGGCGTATCGCTCGCGGATGATGAGCCGCAGACCGTTTCGCAACGTCACGCGCGTGGTGGCCATCTCCGGGAGATTCAGCTCGTCGGCGATCTCCGTCCCCTTTTTCACCGCCGGCGCAGAGGCCGTCCTGGCATCTCCACGGACGGACTCCTCCTTTTTCGGAGGCACGGGTTTTTCCTCCCGGGGCGGCGGAGGAGGCTGGCGTCGTCGTCCAGCTTGCGCCCGCGCCTCAGCGCTCGTGCCCCAGAGGAGAAGACACAAAAGGCCCAGAGTCGTAATCCGGCGTGCTCCCGTCATAGCGCGTCGGCCTAATTCTATCGTCAAAACCTGCAGGAGCCAAACCGATGCCGGGATTCGTTTGAAAGATCTCCGACCCGATTTTCATCTCCATCGGCTGAATCGGAGATGAAGGCCATGCCTTGGGAAGGCCGACGCGTGTGCGGGCGGCGACTCTTTTCTTGACAAACTCCGCGCAGTCCATCCACAATCGGTCTTCCGAGGTGCCATCCATGACGACACGGCGACTTTATTTTGCCATCATAGGGGCGCTGGTGGGCTTCCTCATCGGATACTTCTACGCTACCCATTACAATCGGCAGGCTCGGGTGACGACGGCCTCGCCCGGTGGCCGACCGGGCGCAACAACGACGGCGTTGCCGGCCGATCATCCTCCGATCGGTCCGAGCGAGGCCGAGATCACGCAATCGGTCCAGGCGGCCGAGCGGGATCGCGCGAATTTCCAGGCGCAGATGACGGCGGGGATGACACTCTATCGGGCGGGACGACTGGAGGAGGCGCTGAAATACTTCGAGCGCGCCAACGCGCTCAAGCCCGATGACTACGACACGCTCGTACAGTTGGGCAATGTCAACTTCGATCTCGGTGATCACTTCCTCGAGCATAACGACGTGGCCCAGTCCAATAGCCGATTCGCCGAGGCGAGTCGCTGGTACGAACGCGCTCTGGCGAAAAATCCCAACGATGTCAATGTGCGAACCGACTACGGATTGACCTTCTACAAACGGCAGCCACGGGATTTAGATCGAGCTATTGCCGCTTACAGGAAGTCGCTGGAGGTTGATCCCGAGCACACGCCGACGCTGTTCAACCTCACGGTAGCGCTCATGGAAAAGGGAGAATTCGATGAGGCCGAGGCCACGCTCCGTCGGCTCGAACAGGTCGCCCCGGCGGAAGCGGCCGTTAAAAATCTCCGTCAGGAACTGACTCGACGACGCGGCGGCAACGCCGGCTGAGGCTCAGATGTGTGACATCACGCGCACGGTCCGAGTGTTCGGAGCGCTGGTGAAAGCCTGATGGGGGCTCCGGGTTGGCGCGAGATTTTGTCGTTCCCCTCCGGCGTGGATTCTCGTGAGCTTCTCCTCACGTCGTCGGAGTTTCAGTCTTCGCCAGCCGCCGCAGTAAATCGGCGAGTTTTTCCTCGTCAACACGACCGGCTCGGGCAATCAGGCGAGCGGCCCGATCACAGATCTCCTGGAGCGGATGACCCGTGTGACCGCCGACCCAGGTCCAGGTCACGCGATGTCGGGCAGCCGCCTTGTCCAGTCGCTCCCAGAACGGATGATTGGCCCTGCGCCGGTAGTGTCCCGTCATCGTGAGGATGAGGTACTCCGAATCCGACATCACCTCGACGACGCAGGGCTCCTTGAGGGCTTCTAGTCCGATGGCCGCCGCAACAATCTCCGCCTGCTGATTGGTCGCCGAACCGAGATACTCGCCGATGATTCTTCTCTTTCCCCGATAGTCGAGAAGGGCCGCAGCGGCGGCACGGCGCTGCCCGCGAGAATCCTTCAGGCTACTTCCATCGCACACGATGAGCACGTGTTTCATTTGAGCACGACAAGGAGCGCGAACTTTCCGGTCCGCGACAATCCAAACCTGAGCCACGCTTTTTCGGAGGGATCAATAGGTCGTTCAATCAGTCACCCTCTCGATTCCCCGAAGAGGCGAGATCCTTCTCCAGGTCGGCCAGGTCATCGGGCGTATCAATATCCCTGAGGGGACGGGGGGAATTTACGCGATGTTCATGAACGCGGGCTCGATATTTCTCGATGAGAACGCGCCCGCCGACATCACCGGTCAACTGGAGAAGCTCGGGCAGGAGCACAGCCGAGAAGATCGTGGGGCTGCCACGCTGGCGAGCATGAACGGGATAACAGATGAGTGGGCGATGCCGAGCGAAACTCTCCAGAAGTGCGTCGAGAAGCGAGGAGGTGAGAAGGGGTTGATCGCAGGTCAGAAACATGACCGCTTCGGCACCCGGTTCTAAGGCCCGCACTCCCCAGCGAATGGAGCTGGCCTGTCCCTCTTCATACTCCGGATTGAGAACGATTCGCAGGCGCGGATGCTCATCCAGTGGGTGTAAGGCCTGGCGCACATCGCGGGCCGCGTAGCCGATGACCACAACAAGAGTTCTCAATTGGGACCCGAGGGCCACCTCGACAATGTGGCGAATCAGCGGCTTCCCGCGCCAGGAAATGAGTTGCTTCGGTCGCCCGAATCGTTTCGATTCGCCGGCTGCCAGAATGATGCCGTCAATCACCACGCGACCGATTCTATGGCGAGCAAACTATACGGTCAATAGTGAGTCACGGCCGTGAGCCCCGGACCGGCGCATCTTCGGGCGATCTGCCAACGGATTCAAAGGGCGAGCGAGGAGAGGAAACTTTCTCCGGCAGAAAGCCGAAGGTGGAAATTATCGGCAATTGTCTGGCCGATGTCGGCCAGCGTACTCCGGGTGCCGAGATTCACTGCCCGGCGTACGCGGGCGCCATAGGCGA
This window harbors:
- a CDS encoding TRAM domain-containing protein, encoding RRKNQRLVGQTVTVLLEGYSAETDVLLRGRMESQAPEIDGHVLLNEVPDGLSLQPGDFLRVQITRALDHDLIGRVVGVEERARSLSPGVRLAV
- a CDS encoding phosphatidylglycerophosphatase A, which gives rise to MARPTQTPQRKRSDLLARVLATGFGCGYSPVAPGTVGALVGVVLFWASKGLERISGVRFLTLGLGWLVLSIGIWAASRAMSEWGTKDPPSVVIDEMAGQIIALLLTPQLNEALMRGLYTQAAVFSLLSFASFRLFDILKPYPIKRLEQLSAGLGIMADDVMAGVYAGVLLHLSLLLGSYLSSL
- a CDS encoding competence/damage-inducible protein A, with translation MRSAKTLRAEIIAVGSELLTPFRVDTNSLWLTDRLNALGITVEMKSVVGDDETRLEQVLRESLKRSDIVITTGGLGPTEDDVTRKAAARALGRALILDDAVLARIRERFARRGIPMPAINERQALVLDGAVVLENKYGTAPGLFVEDKGKRLFLLPGPPSEMKVVFEEEVAPLLAGLSGGLKIHRRVVKISGMTESAVDQAVAPIYQRYDNPRTTILATTDGIELHLTARAETDEEADRLLVEVIDQIEEKLGAHVYSTRGESLEEVVGRLLLIKRYTLAVAESCTGGLIAKRLTDVPGSSQYFLGGVVAYSDQAKQELLGVPPELIATHGAISRPVTEAMATGVKQRLGSTLGVAVTGVAGPTGGTPETPVGLLIIGLADDVHVESRAITLTGDRERIRELGALLTLSLLRQRLL
- a CDS encoding tetratricopeptide repeat protein, coding for MTTRRLYFAIIGALVGFLIGYFYATHYNRQARVTTASPGGRPGATTTALPADHPPIGPSEAEITQSVQAAERDRANFQAQMTAGMTLYRAGRLEEALKYFERANALKPDDYDTLVQLGNVNFDLGDHFLEHNDVAQSNSRFAEASRWYERALAKNPNDVNVRTDYGLTFYKRQPRDLDRAIAAYRKSLEVDPEHTPTLFNLTVALMEKGEFDEAEATLRRLEQVAPAEAAVKNLRQELTRRRGGNAG
- a CDS encoding RNase H family protein, with product MKHVLIVCDGSSLKDSRGQRRAAAAALLDYRGKRRIIGEYLGSATNQQAEIVAAAIGLEALKEPCVVEVMSDSEYLILTMTGHYRRRANHPFWERLDKAAARHRVTWTWVGGHTGHPLQEICDRAARLIARAGRVDEEKLADLLRRLAKTETPTT
- a CDS encoding nucleotidyltransferase family protein; amino-acid sequence: MIDGIILAAGESKRFGRPKQLISWRGKPLIRHIVEVALGSQLRTLVVVIGYAARDVRQALHPLDEHPRLRIVLNPEYEEGQASSIRWGVRALEPGAEAVMFLTCDQPLLTSSLLDALLESFARHRPLICYPVHARQRGSPTIFSAVLLPELLQLTGDVGGRVLIEKYRARVHEHRVNSPRPLRDIDTPDDLADLEKDLASSGNREGD